The Streptomyces durmitorensis genome contains the following window.
GCCCGGGGTGTAGGCAGCGGCCTCGGGGTGCTCCTTGAGCAGCGCCTCGATCTGGGCGACGACGACGGCGACCTGGTCACCGGCCGCGCCCGTGAACGACAGCTTGTCGGCCATCAGCTCGTCGAGCTCGGCGCGGTCCAGCGGAATCCGCGAGTCGGCGGCGAGCTTGTCGAGGAGTTCGTTGCGCTCGGCGCCCTGCTCGCGCATGGCGAGCGCGGAGGCGACGGCGTTCTCCTTGATGGCCTCGTGGGCCTCCTCGCGGCCGACGCCCGCCCGCACCGAGGCCATCAGGACCTTGGTCGTGGCGAGGAAGGGGAGGTAGCGGTCCAGCTCGCGCGCGACGACGGCAGGGAAGGCGCCGAACTCGTCGAGCACGGTCAGGAAGGTCTCCAGGAGCCCGTCGAGCGCGAAGAACGCGTCGGGCAGGGCGACACGGCGTACGACCGAGCAGGAGACGTCGCCCTCGTTCCACTGGTCGCCCGCGAGCTCGCCGGTCATCGAGGCGTAGCCGCGCAGGATGACGGTGAGGCCGTTCACGCGCTCGCAGGAGCGGGTGTTCATCTTGTGCGGCATCGCGGACGAGCCGACCTGGCCCGGCTTGAAGCCTTCGGTGACGAGCTCGTGCCCGGCCATGAGCCGGATCGTCTTGGCCATCGAGGAGGGCCCGGACGCGAGCTGCACCAGGGCGGTGACGACCTCGTAGTCGAGCGAGCGCGGGTAGACCTGGCCGACCGAGGTGAAGGCGCGGTCGAAGCCGAGGTGCCCGGCGATCCGCTGCTCGAG
Protein-coding sequences here:
- the purB gene encoding adenylosuccinate lyase, with the translated sequence MTAAPAKPRIPNVLAGRYASAELATLWSPEQKVKLERQLWLAVLRAQKDLGIEVPDAALADYERVIDDVDLASIAEREKVTRHDVKARIEEFNALAGHEQVHKGMTSRDLTENVEQLQVRLSLELVRDRTVAVLARLGKLSGEYAELVMAGRSHNVAAQATTLGKRFATTADELLVAYRRVDDLLRRYPLRGIKGPVGTAQDMLDLLGGDAEKLTELEQRIAGHLGFDRAFTSVGQVYPRSLDYEVVTALVQLASGPSSMAKTIRLMAGHELVTEGFKPGQVGSSAMPHKMNTRSCERVNGLTVILRGYASMTGELAGDQWNEGDVSCSVVRRVALPDAFFALDGLLETFLTVLDEFGAFPAVVARELDRYLPFLATTKVLMASVRAGVGREEAHEAIKENAVASALAMREQGAERNELLDKLAADSRIPLDRAELDELMADKLSFTGAAGDQVAVVVAQIEALLKEHPEAAAYTPGAIL